From the Diospyros lotus cultivar Yz01 chromosome 13, ASM1463336v1, whole genome shotgun sequence genome, one window contains:
- the LOC127788798 gene encoding primary amine oxidase 2-like encodes MRDEDETEVDAIVYMKFVAEISHDSAYIHGFPECLNIVSEKSQDLAVSRAPLQSMNIYSLLCYFPIATFDPTLLSRGDMLLPSGAEAWREKSTEPERPARRPYRRPPFLYALSVSARNRRVAPFLYALSVPPSLPPFSSGGPVGKPLILPPKTPFSSSFHRGGSINIHVRPIEGIIIVVDLDQMEIVHYSDEGEVVVPKAERKEYRGSRLKPPFVASVKPITIVQLHGHSFRVSGQEMSWADWSFHLRHDVRAGIVISLASIFDINRGLSRRVLYKGHLSELFVPYMDPTNEWYYRTFFDAGEFGFISSAVSLQRTVDCPANAVFMDAYYADQDGNPVQIPDVLCVFERYAGDVAWRHTEVEASENEIIFF; translated from the exons ATGAGAGATGAAGATGAAACCGAAGTAGATGCGATTGTGTATATGAAATTTGTTGCAGAGATAAGCCATGATAGTGCCTATATTCATGGTTTTCCAGAATGTTTGAACATTGTTTCA GAAAAATCACAGGATTTAGCAGTTTCAAGAGCTCCACTACAATCAATGAACATTTACAGCTTGCTCTG CTACTTTCCAATCGCAACTTTTGACCCAACATTACTTTCACGGGGTGATATGTTGCTCCCATCGGGAGCAGAGGCGTGGAGGGAAAAGTCTACAGAGCCAGAAAGACCTGCCAGACGGCCTTACAGAAGACC CCCCTTCCTCTATGCTCTTTCAGTTTCCGCCCGAAACCGTCGAGTGGCCCCCTTCCTCTATGCTCTTTCAGTTCCCCCTTCTCTTCCTCCTTTCAGCAGTGGTGGCCCCGTCGGAAAGCCCCTTATCCTCCCGCCCAAAACccccttctcctcctcctttcaCAGAGGCGGATCAATTAACATCCATGTTAGGCCGATTGAGGGGATAATCATAGTCGTTGATCTTGATCAGATGGAGATTGTTCATTATTCAGATGAAGGAGAGGTTGTGGTGCCGAAGGCCGAACGGAAGGAGTATCGAGGGTCGCGGCTGAAGCCGCCATTTGTAGCGTCAGTGAAGCCGATAACCATTGTTCAGCTCCATGGCCACAGCTTCCGAGTTTCAGGACAAGAGATGAG CTGGGCAGACTGGAGTTTCCACCTGCGGCATGACGTTCGGGCGGGCATCGTCATCTCTCTGGCTTCAATTTTTGACATCAACAGAGGCCTGAGCCGGAGAGTCCTATACAAAGGGCATCTCTCCGAGCTCTTTGTGCCTTACATGGATCCTACAAACGAGTGGTACTACCGGACCTTCTTCGACGCCGGCGAATTCGGTTTCATCTCGTCAGCTGTTTCACTCCAAAGAACTGTTGATTGCCCTGCAAACGCTGTGTTCATGGATGCTTACTACGCCGACCAAGATGGGAACCCAGTCCAAATCCCAGACGTTCTCTGTGTGTTTGAACGGTATGCCGGAGATGTTGCTTGGCGCCACACTGAGGTGGAAGCTTCAGAGAATGagataattttcttttga
- the LOC127788914 gene encoding ACT domain-containing protein ACR10: MGILYDDVVIIRQSEKEDDPTIITVNCPDKTGLGCDLCRLILFFGLSIVRGDVSTDGRWCYIVFWVIGKPSTRWGLLKKRLIGVCPSCSLASAIPFYRSELQPPEPPDVFLLKFCCCDRRGLLHDVTVVLCDLELIIKRVKVSTTPDGRVVDLFFVTDTRELLHTRKRQEDTLDHLKAALGDDMISCEIEMVGPEITACSQGHSFLPPAITEDKFNLDLNEHQSGSLTSNSVSVDMDNSLSPSHTLVQIVCQDHKGLLYDIMRTLKDYNIQISYGRFTTKEKRNCEVDLFIMQADGKKIVDLSKQNMLSSRIRMELLRPLRVAVVSRGPDTELLVANPVELSGKGRPLVFYDITLALMMLNTGIFLAEIGRQVIGDREWEVYRVLLEGDGLSVPRDRIEEAIWKTLMGWE; the protein is encoded by the exons atggGGATTCTATACGACGATGTGGTGATCATCAGGCAGTCCGAGAAAGAAGACGACCCCACCATCATCACTGTCAATTGCCCCGACAAGACCGGCTTGGGCTGTGATCTTTGCCGCCTCATCCTCTTCTTTGGTTTGAGCATTGTCAGGGGCG ATGTGTCTACGGATGGGAGATGGTGCTACATAGTGTTCTGGGTGATCGGAAAACCGAGCACGAGATGGGGTTTGTTGAAGAAGAGGCTGATAGGGGTGTGCCCTTCTTGTTCTTTAGCTTCTGCGATTCCCTTTTACCGCTCCGAATTGCAGCCCCCCGAGCCTCCTGATGTCTTCCTCTTGAAGTTCTGCTGCTGTGACCGCAGAGGCCTTCTTCATG ATGTGACGGTAGTTCTTTGCGATCTTGAGCTTATAATAAAGAGAGTGAAGGTCTCGACCACCCCAGATGGCAGAGTGGTGGACTTGTTTTTTGTCACCGACACCAG GGAACTTCTCCATACAAGGAAGAGACAGGAAGATACACTTGACCATCTAAAAGCCGCTTTAGGCGATGACATGATTAGTTGTGAGATAGAAATGGTTGGCCCTGAAATTACTGCGTGCTCGCAAGGTCATTCATTTCTTCCACCTGCAATCACAGAGGACAAGTTCAACTTAGACCTCAACGAACATCAAAGTGGATCTCTCACCTCCAACAGTGTATCGGTTGACATGGATAACTCTCTCAGTCCTTCTCACACCCTTGTCCAAATTGTTTGCCAAGATCACAAAGGTCTACTCTACGACATAATGAGAACCCTGAAGGATTATAACATTCAG ATCTCTTACGGTCGCTTCACCacgaaagagaaaagaaactgTGAAGTGGACTTGTTCATCATGCAAGCCGATGGGAAGAAGATAGTCGACCTTAGCAAGCAGAACATGTTGTCATCTCGTATTCGGATGGAACTACTGCGCCCTCTTAGAGTAGCTGTAGTGAGCCGGGGTCCCGACACAGAACTGCTGGTAGCAAATCCTGTCGAGTTGTCTGGCAAAGGCCGGCCTCTTGTTTTCTACGACATCACCCTTGCACTCATGATGCTCAACACCGGCATCTTTTTG GCTGAGATAGGAAGGCAAGTGATCGGGGACCGGGAATGGGAAGTTTACAGAGTTTTGCTTGAAGGGGACGGCTTGTCAGTTCCCAGGGACCGGATTGAGGAAGCGATTTGGAAAACATTGATGGGTTGGGAGTGA